Proteins from a genomic interval of Thamnophis elegans isolate rThaEle1 chromosome 2, rThaEle1.pri, whole genome shotgun sequence:
- the RAB43 gene encoding ras-related protein Rab-43, with product MPSSPLAPPGPDPEEHYDFLFKLVLIGDASVGKTCLVQRFKTGAFSERQGNTIGVDFTMKSLEIQGKRIKLQIWDTAGQERFRTITQSYYRSANGAILAYDISKRGSFQSIPRWIEDVRKYAGSNIVQLLIGNKSDLSDLREVQLEEAQSLAEHYDIICAIETSAKDSSNVEEAFVKMATELMMRHGGPVFSEKNTDSIKLDSKDVVEGWGCGC from the exons ATGCCCAGCTCCCCGTTGGCGCCTCCCGGGCCGGATCCGGAGGAGCACTACGACTTCCTCTTCAAGCTGGTGCTGATCGGCGATGCCAGCGTGGGCAAGACGTGCCTGGTGCAGCGCTTCAAGACCGGGGCCTTCTCTGAGCGCCAGGGCAACACCATCGGCGTGGACTTCACCATGAAGAGCCTGGAGATCCAGGGCAAGCGGATCAAG ttACAGATCTGGGACACGGCTGGTCAAGAAAGGTTTCGGACTATAACCCAGAGTTACTATCGAAGCGCCAATGGAGCTATTCTCGCCTATGACATTAGTAAGAGAGGCTCTTTCCAGTCCATTCCTCGCTGGATCGAGGATGTGAGGAAATATGCAGGCTCCAATATAGTACAGTTGCTAATTG GAAACAAGTCTGACCTAAGTGACCTTCGGGAGGTTCAACTAGAAGAGGCTCAGAGTCTGGCTGAACACTATGATATCATCTGTGCCATAGAGACGTCTGCAAAGGACTCCAGCAATGTGGAGGAAGCTTTTGTGAAGATGGCCACAGAGCtaatgatgagacatggaggccCCGTGTTCAGTGAGAAAAACACAGACAGCATCAAACTTGACAGCAAGGATGTGGTAGAAGGGTGGGGCTGTGGCTGCTGA